The Streptomyces camelliae genome window below encodes:
- a CDS encoding TioE family transcriptional regulator yields MSTFRPADLAREHGISTQAVRNYERDGFIPPAERTRSGYRIYTETHAAALRAFLALVPAYGHAVAGQIMNALHRDALDDALTIIDRGHSQLLRDRDTLDAVRDAVTHLTAESGAAPVPSPDAGTRSVGELAHQLGITPATVRNWEEAGILDPARDPATGYRVFDAADVRDAELAHLLRRGGYPLDHIAMVVRQIRTAGGTDALAASLAAWQRKLSAQGLAMLRAATRLDVYLGLLNLA; encoded by the coding sequence ATGAGTACCTTCCGTCCGGCGGACCTCGCGCGTGAGCACGGCATCTCGACCCAGGCGGTCCGCAACTACGAGCGGGACGGATTCATCCCTCCCGCCGAGCGCACCCGGAGCGGCTACCGCATCTACACCGAGACGCACGCGGCGGCGCTCCGCGCCTTCCTCGCGCTCGTCCCGGCGTACGGTCACGCGGTCGCCGGCCAGATCATGAACGCGCTCCACCGGGACGCGCTCGACGACGCCCTGACGATCATCGACCGCGGCCACAGCCAGTTGCTGCGCGACCGGGACACTCTCGACGCGGTGCGCGACGCGGTGACTCACCTGACCGCCGAGTCCGGCGCCGCTCCGGTACCGTCACCGGACGCCGGCACCCGATCCGTCGGCGAACTCGCGCACCAGCTCGGCATCACCCCGGCGACCGTGCGCAACTGGGAAGAGGCCGGCATCCTCGACCCCGCCCGGGATCCTGCCACCGGATACCGCGTCTTCGACGCCGCCGACGTCCGCGACGCCGAGCTGGCGCACCTCCTGCGGCGCGGGGGCTATCCGCTGGACCATATCGCCATGGTCGTCCGGCAGATCCGGACAGCGGGCGGCACCGACGCACTGGCCGCCTCCCTGGCGGCCTGGCAACGCAAACTCTCGGCACAGGGCCTGGCGATGCTCCGGGCGGCTACGCGACTCGACGTCTACCTGGGCCTGCTGAACCTCGCCTGA
- a CDS encoding erythromycin esterase family protein, with translation MTQDIRDVITPSCELLALGEPTHQEPAFGRVRNELFAQLVGCGFRSIALETDRVAALAVNDYVQGGAGSLDTVLSEGFSHGWGALEPNRRLIAWMRDHNRNRPPEQRLAFHGFDTPTENYSAPSPRAYLEHARAYLGLDLDLTRLAGDDERWSRAEAVMDPAMSPGATAEAGQLRLIADDMLTSLYTRAPELIESTSRERWLRARTHLTAGLGLLRYHHESARQPFDTSPRVTALLATRDAHMAQNLLDIRDIEAERGPTLVFANNGHLQRTMSGWHLGDVGADWWGAGSVLAHLLGERYLFVVGSLGRSEALGLGAPAPDTYEGLLQARFPTWALTAPGTLAPARVRTDTEPRQGYAPLAQATLDTADAVLHIGDGTAAAHP, from the coding sequence ATGACTCAGGACATCCGAGACGTCATCACCCCTTCGTGCGAACTGCTGGCGCTGGGCGAGCCGACACACCAGGAGCCCGCCTTCGGCCGGGTCCGCAACGAGCTGTTCGCCCAGCTGGTCGGGTGCGGCTTCCGGTCCATCGCCCTGGAGACCGACCGCGTGGCCGCGCTCGCCGTGAACGACTACGTCCAGGGAGGAGCAGGCAGCCTCGACACGGTGCTCAGCGAGGGCTTCTCCCACGGCTGGGGCGCGCTGGAGCCCAACAGGCGGCTGATCGCCTGGATGCGGGACCACAACCGGAACCGGCCGCCGGAGCAGCGGCTGGCCTTCCACGGCTTCGACACCCCGACGGAGAACTACAGCGCCCCCAGCCCGCGCGCCTACCTCGAACACGCCCGCGCCTATCTCGGCCTCGACCTCGACCTCACCCGCCTCGCCGGCGACGACGAACGGTGGAGCCGCGCGGAGGCGGTCATGGACCCGGCCATGTCACCCGGCGCCACGGCCGAGGCCGGGCAGCTTCGGCTGATCGCGGACGACATGCTCACCTCGCTCTACACCCGCGCACCCGAACTCATCGAGTCCACCTCACGCGAGCGGTGGCTGCGGGCCCGTACCCACCTCACCGCCGGTCTCGGCCTGCTGCGCTACCACCATGAGTCGGCACGGCAGCCCTTCGACACCAGCCCCAGGGTCACCGCGCTGCTCGCCACCCGGGACGCCCACATGGCCCAGAACCTGCTGGACATCCGGGACATCGAGGCGGAACGGGGACCCACCCTGGTCTTCGCCAACAACGGCCATCTGCAGCGCACCATGAGCGGCTGGCACCTGGGCGACGTAGGGGCCGACTGGTGGGGCGCCGGTTCTGTCCTGGCCCACCTGCTCGGCGAGCGGTATCTCTTCGTCGTGGGCAGCCTCGGCCGCAGCGAAGCCCTCGGCCTCGGCGCTCCCGCGCCGGACACCTACGAGGGCCTTCTCCAGGCCCGATTCCCCACCTGGGCACTGACCGCGCCCGGCACACTCGCTCCCGCCCGCGTCCGGACCGACACCGAACCGCGGCAGGGCTACGCCCCTCTCGCCCAGGCCACGCTCGACACGGCGGACGCCGTCCTGCACATCGGCGACGGCACGGCCGCGGCACACCCATGA